The following proteins are co-located in the Cryptosporidium parvum Iowa II chromosome 6, whole genome shotgun sequence genome:
- a CDS encoding ATP-binding cassette transporter has product MKPLEVEGAESHVHVKDNNEDVEGNKTFEKSNDLGENDNIENEIKFEAKFFSLHNFWKVVIGFIMSVLSGISIPLFLLYFGLALQKIPLTPNYTEDQYNDFMRYIYYLIGVTLNSFFSGWLSIAIFESLAEKFVKDIKRESFQYILQMDEDWHRDNDCGSVSSKIIANCALIREGYGIKFSQLISNVSQFLFGFIVGFYRGWKMALVMSASLPIVAAAGFLITKIHRSWGTTTQRVYSKSGALAFETFNNIKLVKSYCLESIMFNKYYKVITEVENVGQKASVFVSFGIGIVSLVIFSSYSLGFWYGGVLVADSMDSGCTFFDDLKCFTVANVFSIFFVITNASIALGQSTPSLGSLVKGSVAFKELGKLFKKPKVRNQKESVKFKKINGEFKFKDVSFSYPGTNKIILKDFNLELQSGKTTALIGGSGCGKSSILKLILRLYDPDKGKILLDGLNIKKYDLAFLREQITIVDQESKLFNDTIRQNILYGNENATEKEIENALRLSQAWDFVNSFRDGLETLVGNEGGLLSGGQRQRIAIARAIIRNSSVIILDEATSGLDVKTESLFTQEFQKHISDRGITVIMIAHRLQTIGFADQLVVLDTTPNNGIRVVEQGSRSELATLSNGIYSNLILKLNEGSLDGWTQNKPQLLTSSSDKTFQKLATFYSNNSSKSIFRRQSVSSLESLNQGLCIAHKDTRDYSLMVKDLFNDNLKALSMKLPKVSSFKLLLLLKKDIHFLILGIISASVQGATFPLMGYLIGKFVTSGVLPTSELVRTETGKYSLYFLFLAILIFLTTFAQNSFLQISGERLIKRLRAECFYSMLYQDIKFHEQPNQSAIKLCEVLAEDTRLTKSLVGENIGLYTQNIVTVLLGLTISFTSSLELTTVILGFFIFLIPTGYAQSKVIKGSTNRDFENTNSEGSRKQSIHYLQEVLQMHTIIKLFNLQQDFIKKYRRSTRYEYFKGTMDSHILGLCWGFGQAIQNTAQSFGLWYGSKMTVEKKIGLGELVQTILVLILTAASVCRSQIYATDKKKAKVSANKIFSYIDRDPIVRNKCFVSINERCLKDFSLARDKRSGKSILDGKMKTKLQRLGKFIKAREFATITPNKLDNLLARGDFNTYDSEEIELRKGEIVFKNVFFSYSDNIDNLVLSRVSFAINSGEFVAVVGKSGSGKSTIFELLERFYPISSQFSEETRNEKIDQYFGERSSILIDSIDLNDLDVGKLRSSISYVQQNPILFSGTIQENILLGRMDASMEEVEEATKMAQAYDFIMDLPEGFETKVS; this is encoded by the coding sequence ATGAAGCCATTAGAAGTTGAAGGAGCGGAGTCCCACGTTCATGTTAAggataataatgaagatgTTGAAGGCAATAAAACCTTTGAGAAAAGTAATGATTTAGGAGagaatgataatattgagaACGAAATTAAGTTTGAGGCTAAGTTTTTTAGCTTACATAACTTTTGGAAAGTTGTAATAGGCTTTATTATGAGTGTATTGAGTGGAATCTCTATTCCTCTATTTTTGCTTTATTTTGGGTTAGCATTACAAAAAATACCTCTAACCCCAAACTATACTGAAGACCAATATAATGATTTTATGCGGTATATATACTATTTAATCGGAGTAACTCTCAATTCATTCTTTTCAGGATGGCTTTCAATTGCCATTTTTGAGAGTCTTGCTGAAAAATTTGTTAAGGATATTAAAAGGGAAAGCTTTCAGTATATTTTACAAATGGATGAGGACTGGCATAGAGATAATGACTGTGGTTCTGTATCTTCTAAGATTATAGCAAATTGTGCTTTAATTAGAGAGGGATATGGAATAAAGTTTTCCCAGCTTATATCAAATGTCTcacaatttttatttggcTTTATTGTGGGTTTCTACAGAGGATGGAAGATGGCACTTGTAATGTCTGCTTCTCTTCCAATAGTAGCAGCAGCTGGATTCTTAATAACTAAGATACACAGATCTTGGGGAACCACTACTCAGAGAGTCTATTCCAAGTCTGGAGCTTTGGCATTTgaaacttttaataatattaaactgGTTAAATCTTATTGTCTGGAGTCTATTATGTTTAATAAATACTATAAAGTAATTACAGAAGTTGAAAATGTGGGTCAAAAAGCGTCCgtatttgtttcttttgGAATTGGTATTGTTTCTTTGGTCATATTCTCATCTTACTCTCTTGGATTTTGGTATGGAGGAGTGTTAGTTGCAGATTCTATGGATTCAGGATGTACTTTTTTCGATGATTTAAAATGCTTTACTGTTGCAAATGTATTTAGCATCTTTTTTGTCATTACTAACGCTTCCATTGCTCTTGGACAATCTACTCCTTCTTTAGGGAGTTTAGTAAAGGGTTCAGTTGCTTTTAAAGAACTTGGAaagttattcaaaaaaCCCAAAGTTAGAAATCAAAAAGAATCTGtgaaatttaaaaagataAATGGAGAGTTTAAGTTTAAAGATGTATCATTTAGTTATCCTGGAACTAATAAGATTATACTCAAAGACTTCAACTTAGAACTTCAATCTGGGAAGACTACAGCATTAATTGGTGGAAGTGGATGTGGGAAATCAAGTATTTTAAAGCTAATACTTAGACTATATGATCCAGATAAAGGAAAGATACTTCTAGATggattaaatattaaaaagtatgATTTGGCTTTTCTAAGGGAACAAATCACAATTGTGGATCAAGAAAGTAAGTTATTCAATGATACTATTCgtcaaaatattttgtatgGAAATGAAAATGCAACTGAAAAAGAGATTGAAAATGCTCTTAGATTGTCTCAGGCTTGGGATTTTGTCAATTCTTTCCGGGATGGACTGGAAACTCTTGTAGGAAATGAAGGAGGCCTTCTAAGTGGTGGACAGAGACAAAGAATTGCAATTGCAAGAGCTATTATAAGGAATTCTTCAGTCATCATCTTAGATGAAGCTACATCTGGATTAGATGTCAAAACTGAGTCATTGTTTACACAAGAATTCCAAAAACACATATCGGATAGAGGAATAACTGTAATCATGATAGCTCATAGACTACAAACAATTGGTTTTGCAGACCAGTTAGTTGTACTGGATACTACTCCAAATAATGGTATTAGGGTTGTTGAACAAGGCTCCAGATCTGAGCTAGCAACTCTAAGCAATGGAATTTATTCTAATCTTATTcttaaattaaatgaagGGAGTTTGGATGGTTGGACCCAAAACAAACCTCAATTATTAACCTCATCGAGCGATAAAACATTCCAGAAATTAGCAACTTTCTACTCTAATAATTCCAGCAAAAGCATTTTCAGGCGTCAATCAGTTAGCAGCCTTGAGAGTCTCAATCAAGGACTATGTATTGCACATAAAGATACAAGAGACTACAGTTTAATGGTAAAAGACCTTTTCAATGATAACTTGAAGGCTTTGTCCATGAAACTTCCAAAGGTTTCATCCTTCAagctattattattactcaaaaaagatattcattttctcaTTTTGGGGATTATTTCTGCTTCAGTACAAGGTGCTACTTTTCCTCTTATGGGATATTTGATCGGGAAATTCGTGACTTCAGGGGTCCTTCCAACTTCAGAATTGGTTAGAACTGAAACAGGTAAATACAGCctttactttctttttttagCAATCCTAATCTTTTTGACAACTTTTGCACAAAATTCATTCCTCCAAATTTCAGGAGAACGTCTAATTAAGAGACTGAGAGCAGAATGCTTCTATTCAATGCTGTACCAAGATATTAAATTCCATGAGCAACCAAATCAAAGTGCAATTAAGCTCTGTGAGGTTTTAGCAGAAGATACCAGATTAACAAAAAGTTTAGTTGGAGAGAATATTGGACTCTATACCCAAAATATTGTCACAGTTCTTCTTGGTCTTACGATATCTTTTACAAGTTCACTAGAACTTACAACTGTCATTCTTggattttttatatttttaattccaaCAGGATATGCTCAATCTAAGGTTATTAAAGGAAGTACAAACAGGGATTTTGAAAATACCAATTCTGAGGGTTCTCGAAAACAGTctattcattatttacaaGAAGTTCTACAGATGCATACTATTATTAAGCTTTTCAATCTACAACAAGATTTCATCAAGAAATATAGAAGAAGTACTCGTTATGAGTATTTTAAAGGAACAATGGATTCTCATATTCTTGGACTTTGCTGGGGTTTTGGTCAAGCAATTCAAAATACTGCTCAAAGCTTCGGTTTATGGTATGGTAGCAAGATGACAgttgaaaaaaagattGGATTAGGAGAACTTGTTCAAACTATTTTGGTTCTAATATTAACAGCAGCTTCAGTTTGTAGGTCTCAGATATACGCTACTGATAAGAAGAAGGCTAAAGTATCAGCTAACAAAATCTTTTCTTACATAGATAGAGATCCTATTGTAAGAAATAAGTGCTTTGTTAGTATAAATGAGAGATGTCTTAAAGACTTCTCTTTAGCAAGAGATAAAAGATCAGGAAAATCCATTCTTGATGGGAAAATGAAGACTAAATTACAAAGACTGGGAAAGTTTATTAAAGCCAGAGAATTTGCTACAATAACTCCCAATAAACTGGATAATCTCTTAGCCAGAGGAGATTTTAATACTTATGACTCGGAAGAAATTGAGCTTAGAAAAGGCGAGATAGTCTTTAAGAATGTCTTCTTTAGTTATTCAGACAATATTGATAACTTGGTCCTTTCCAGAGTTAGTTTTGCAATTAATAGTGGAGAATTTGTTGCAGTTGTTGGTAAAAGTGGATCAGGGAAAAGTACTATTTTTGAACTTTTGGAGAGATTTTATCCAATTAGTTCTCAATTTTCAGAAGAAACTAGGAATGAAAAGATTGATCAATATTTTGGTGAAAGATCCTCAATTCTCATTGATTCAATTGATTTGAATGATCTAGATGTGGGAAAACTCAGATCTTCAATATCTTATGTACAACAGAACCCCATATTATTTTCCGGTACTATTCAAGAAAACATACTATTAGGGAGGATGGATGCATCTATGGAAGAGGTGGAAGAGGCAACAAAAATGGCTCAAGCTTATGATTTCATTATGGATCTTCCGGAAGGCTTTGAGACAAAGGTAAGTTAA
- a CDS encoding 5x RRM. Mrd1p like, splicing related (transcripts identified by EST), with translation MTSDVSGGGTKGEATSSRIIIKNLPSYLSEKRLKDHISSIGCNITDVKIVKKRSEKNPEVESSRKFGFVGFYSEEDAKKVLEYFNGTFIDTCRINVQYAFPPGSDLLPRPWSKYSIGSSQYNRRNNIKENTEVDEKEPITLSKEDDSKKENFKKWISQKNSNKSWLDSADLIDNNEINSVKNDSSVKISSEIVKPTKAGVSNVRKHIQFSESESEPESDSDPDPDQNSDQDSELKHETFNENDDNSSTNVSESDLSSESNTDSDDNQELEEVVDIGEQIVTSPMETSRLMVVNISYSTTEEDLNKFFSKWGEVKSVNIIRSPESGVSKGYGFVQYEFVEHAVSALSQAHLSLLHGRVLRVSPAFNKPTKTITDSFNESNVIVHSDYKLKALNKRKESSIDKKTWNLLYISGNSAVNAFIDNEDVKKHDIVDIQAPDLASRVSLMETHVISATKEWLKKEGISVKAFEVEGSDIFTAKLKFEGVKNVERSKDTIIIKHLPSDQVTLSDLQKICSPFGRINRLCLSPSKTIAIVQFLEESSAESAFKRLAFKRFKSVPLYIEWAPVNLFVSETETQKEKETESKVVNKKEILDINEDLDNTNAVHVFVKNLSFDTTNKALENLFSKVEGFRKATITMKTHSDSDGNIIKKSMGYGFLEFKTSENAKECIKRMQSVTLDGHTLELKISKKSKTSQVDEKTSLPYGSQLTDIGVKNVSNKLLIKNLPFQATKSDIMSLFNSVGTVTSIRIPKKSDGTNKGYCFIEFLGKLEAISALEQFQHTHLYGRHLIIEVAENDDDSSPGKKKAKSS, from the coding sequence ATGACATCTGATGTTTCTGGAGGTGGTACAAAGGGTGAGGCTACTTCATCCAGaataattatcaaaaatctTCCGAGTTATCTCTCAGAAAAGAGACTAAAAGATCATATATCTTCTATTGGTTGCAACATAACTGATGTAAAAATAGTTAAAAAGAGATCTGAGAAGAACCCAGAAGTAGAATCAAGTAGGAAGTTTGGATTTGTTGGTTTTTACTCTGAAGAAGATGCAAAAAAAGTTTTGGAATACTTTAATGGAACATTTATAGATACTTGTAGAATTAATGTTCAGTATGCTTTTCCTCCTGGATCAGATTTACTTCCTAGACCTTGGagtaaatattcaattggTAGTTCTCAGTATAACAggagaaataatattaaagaaaatacaGAGGTTGATGAAAAAGAACCAATCACTTTAAGTAAAGAAGATGATTCAAAGAAGGAAAACTTTAAGAAATGGATTTCCCAAAAGAATTCAAACAAAAGTTGGCTAGATTCTGCAGATCTTATAGATAATAACGAGATTAACTCTGTTAAGAATGATTCATCTGTCAAGATTTCAAGTGAAATTGTAAAACCAACTAAAGCAGGTGTCTCGAATGTAAGAAAACATATACAGTTTTCAGAGTCTGAATCTGAGCCTGAATCTGATTCTGATCCTGATCCTGATCAGAATTCTGATCAAGATTCAGAGTTAAAACATGAGACATTTAATGAAAACGATGATAATTCTAGCACAAATGTATCTGAGTCTGATTTGTCATCTGAATCGAATACGGATTCAGATGATAATCAGGAACTTGAGGAAGTTGTTGATATTGGAGAACAGATTGTTACATCTCCAATGGAAACTTCCAGGTTAATGGTGgtaaatatttcatattCCACAACAGAAGAGGATTTGAATAAGTTTTTTTCCAAATGGGGAGAAGTCAAATCAGTAAATATTATTCGCTCGCCAGAATCTGGAGTTTCAAAAGGATATGGATTTGTCCAATACGAATTTGTTGAGCATGCAGTTTCTGCTTTATCCCAAGCTCATTTATCTCTTCTACATGGGAGAGTACTAAGAGTATCTCCAGCTTTTAATAAACCAACAAAAACTATCACGGATTCTTTCAATGAATCCAATGTAATTGTACACTCGGATTATAAATTGAAAGCTTTAAACAAAAGGAAAGAATCTTCAATAGACAAAAAAACTTGGAATCTTCTTTATATCAGTGGGAATTCTGCAGTTAATGCTTTCATAGATAATGAGGATGTTAAAAAGCATGATATTGTTGATATACAAGCACCAGATTTGGCCTCCAGAGTATCCTTAATGGAAACTCATGTTATTTCAGCTACTAAAGAATGGTTAAAGAAGGAAGGAATTTCAGTTAAGGCTTTTGAAGTAGAGGGAAGCGACATATTTACAGCAAAACTAAAATTTGAAGGAGTCAAAAATGTTGAAAGAAGCAAAGATACCATTATCATTAAACATTTACCTTCAGATCAAGTAACATTATCCGACCTTCAGAAAATTTGTTCTCCTTTTGGTAGAATTAATCGATTATGCTTATCTCCAAGCAAGACCATTGCAATTGTACAATTTTTGGAGGAATCCTCGGCAGAATCTGCCTTCAAAAGATTAGCATtcaaaagattcaaaagTGTTCCACTTTATATAGAATGGGCACCAGTTAATTTGTTTGTCTCAGAAACAGAAACAcagaaagaaaaagagaCAGAATCTAAAGTTGTTAACaagaaagaaattttggatattaatgaagattTAGATAATACAAATGCCGTTCATGTATTTGTTAAGAATTTAAGCTTTGATACTACAAACAAAGCTCTTGAGAATCTATTTAGCAAAGTTGAAGGGTTTAGAAAGGCTACAATAACAATGAAAACCCATTCAGACTCTGATgggaatattattaaaaaatcaatgGGTTATGGCTTCCTTGAGTTCAAAACAAGCGAAAATGCTAAAGAATGTATTAAAAGGATGCAATCAGTCACTTTAGATGGACACACACTGGAACTTAAAATCTcaaaaaaatctaaaacTTCTCAAGTAGATGAGAAAACATCACTTCCATATGGAAGCCAACTTACTGATATTGGAGTAAAGAATGTATCTAACAAACTTCTTATTAAGAATCTTCCATTCCAAGCAACTAAATCTGACATTATGTCACTTTTCAACTCTGTCGGAACGGTAACTTCCATTAGAATTCCAAAGAAATCAGATGGAACTAATAAGGGCTACTGCTTTATCGAATTTCTTGGAAAATTAGAGGCTATTTCAGCATTGGAACAGTTCCAACATACTCACTTATACGGGAGGCATCTAATTATTGAAGTAGCAGAAAATGATGACGATTCTTCTCCAGgaaaaaagaaagcaaAAAGTAGTTaa